The Lathyrus oleraceus cultivar Zhongwan6 chromosome 5, CAAS_Psat_ZW6_1.0, whole genome shotgun sequence genome includes the window cactgaacatcatgttccacaaacgcttgctctagaactctttgtagtgcttctctgtgcgcttctgaattcataagcagagacattactgaaatttttgagggggtttagagcagctgctctgccacattaaactcacttttctttattaaccgaagtacctcatcatcatcattagtcttcaaattgaTGGATTCACCATACTGTCGCTTTGAATTACTAACTGGATCTGctgcaggcacttccactttcttaccaACTGTTGAATCTTCTACATattttgggaacaccggcccaaacactcgaccattgtgggtcaccttagtaacatcaacaatgctcacgATAGAATTGGTtgtaggtaatggaacctcttgaccatccttcaccatagttgcattatactgataaggaacatCTCTATCGGATGTGTATGGGACTGGGCCCGCCAACCGTATGactaacggtgataccgatctttggctgatgttgttattgttgctgctatcatattgaatcaccactctctcgggGTTCTTAAACACAGGAACAAAcacattcacatcgtcatctacatgacgggattgtacaatctggatcataccctcatccatcaaccaCTGGATATCCCTTTTCATAATCTCACAACCTCTCGGGTTAATACTGtagatagcacaaccatcatggtcatgctcacaatcgctcaccaaacaaatatccttgtgcatcatcACCATTCCACTTTTTACTAGCTTCTAGACTTCATATTTGAGAGGGTAGTAGTTCTCAATGTCATGTTCGGatgctccttgatgaaaagcacaacggaggtcaggcttgtaccaccagggaagtggttcaGGTATTTGCGGCGTATTTATCggttgtagcaggttcttgagaaccaatgatggatagAGTTCTGCATATATCATAGGAATCGGGttgaaagagaccttcttcctctcgaaagtttgttgttgatgattgttggtattgttgttgttgtaggtgtttgtgtgttgttgtggttgttgttgttgttgacgttgttgttgaactggtactgATTGACTAGCTGAAAAAATGGGAAttactgaagatacttgatgatgatgttgacggggtggttgacttcttctgccccgaggccttctctgcctcccactagtTATTGCGTTAGcttcattgtccttcttcttaccaaaactgCTGCCATATCTTTTGCTAGATGATACCTCCTCTTTTGACAACCGTCCTTCTTGGACACCTTCTTCTAAAGGAGGGTTGATTTGAGCAGCGAGTTCCttccatctctgagcatactctttaaacatttccttgtccttctgagataatgatctcaactgatctcggtcaagagccatatcaatgttgtacttgtactgcttgacaaatgcttctcccaagtcgttgaaagtgcggatgctcgcactatccaaccccatataccatcttaacGCAGTgccggtcagactgtcttgaaagtagtggattaacagctgatcattgtctgtttgggtagacatcttacgggcatacatcaccaaatcgctgagcggacatgtgttccctttgtatttttcaaagtcaggcactttgaactttactggaatcttcacattcggcaccagacataattcaacatcactcttcccaaaaaggtccttacctctcaatgttttcaactccttgcgcagctcaagaaattgatccttcatttcatccattttctcataaatgttcgggccttcagatggctcggaatgataaatggtgtcttccacacgatgcaaggtatgcactacaggcgatggcacagacatgaccgggctagatgccaacatggaagcaaatgtaggtgcaaaaccttcaggcatgaagtttggaggcattccccacgggaatctggcaggcataGCAGGCGCGAAATGAGCGGCAATTGTGGGAAcggtagaggtagccacctctgaaatgacagtccaCTAAGGAGGAAGATTTGCATGTGTTGGATAAGATTGGGTCTGTAcggctagaactgactccatcatggcagttaggcgggcgatctcctctttcagGTCTCTAttattctcttgctcaagatgttccatgattctggagtgattgacacgagtattgtaccgatgagtcagcttggctgaagcacagaagaaacaccaatgagatatctggcgaaagagaaacctgtttatgcaaatgatgcatgaaatgcaatgcttgattatttttattttcaaggaacttactatattatttgcaaatatatatacaacAGTAActgcaacaatttgatatgaccaaaaattctcttttattatataattggaaggattacactgagtacaatttcagaaaccaaatgaacaatacaagagaaaaggagactagtcatcctaaggatccctaacaacaacgtcagaagatctggctgcagGTGCGTACTTCTATTGAATGCGTcaaatctcggtctcaaaagaagctttcatctgagtcttctcaaggacaagttgatcaataatcttcttccaagcaacagaaggctaaggcatgctagaggaagatgaaacctctggctctctctgtctcttcgtcactcggtcttcaagtagctcaataagtgcatcattgtccttagactcaagctgcaactcctcatgcttttggctcaaagccCGGAAACGCTTTTCCCACATCCTTCTCTCtcttcatcttggcgagcgcgtcttccaactcttctacatcttggttcgggagagttaatggctcaaccacgaccatagacataggtctctcacaaggataaggcatcttcaactccaaatctctcttcttcacccacgtactgtaagcttccaaagctacacaattgcacggaccaagctcaggtcttcttttcctatgcacattatgccaagcatgcacaatcttctgcatcaaattttggggatctgtaccctcttgatagaaaagaccttctaacaacatgttattaggtttgtctctcaaggggaacccaagttgacgacgagccaaagcagggttgtagttaattcctccttgtgtaccaatgagaggtacattagagaattcaccacaactatcaataatctccaaactactcaaagaaggaacataccaaactatatcatcattagtgagagacataagtgtctgagaccaccgtagacattgtttgttttccacaaaagcaggcgtctgaggcaagggcgaaataaaccacttgtacagaagaggaatgcaacagacaatcgttccaccacccttagaattccttagatgcaaaaAGAAGTACATATCAtctaacaaagtaggcacaagattcccaatcaagaaaattctgatggcgttaacatcaacaaaaccgtcaatgttagggaacaaagctaatccatagatgagcaacacaaagatagcttcaaaagcatccacactaccggcttgagcaaaggcagaagcttccttgatgaggaaatcagatggaaacccaaacaatcctcctttctttacccaatgagcctctatctcagacttcttcaagtgaataGCTTCAGCTAAAAGATGAGATTTGGGgatctcttccaatccactaaacggcactttgttagaaacatgtatccccaagacatgggcatactcctccaacgtaggcataagctgataattaggaaaagtgaagcaacggtagagaggatcatagaactgcaccaatacagtcaaaagtccttcaaccacatcagtagacaagatagatagaagcttcccatgacgttgcttgaagtccaagggatctaatacaaaagatgctagattccttaactctttcaattCGGGGCGtctgaaaccgtacttcttagtgttccttcgtccataatccatggtctgaaaatatttgcaaataacaccttagttccttgaaattttcgtgtgatgaatgttatgatgtgcatgaatgcatgaattcaacaatcacaaataagggatcacacacaaggcaaacaaaggtcaatggatgaatcaagtcattgtcaagatcaatcattcattttggtggattatggttttcaccttatcaacacccaagttccattgatattgacaagacttgattggatcaaccaagaatcaagggtttgttgtaagtcacgagcatggagtctgggtaagaaccatcccaaaggagtgaactaaggataaaacctgtagatcatgttttaaaaagttcccagagtcttaattccatctatcggatattacaggttaagatgactgactcatcgacccataatattctcaagagaaactcgtctgagtatagtatcgcgtaacaactgttatcaagtctacacttgaacagtctccgtactacgtcctaaataggccaagaggggttaaatgttctacggtcctcagcttctcggaccccaaatcagagatagtaatgcctaaccataaatacttgtgtgacatttccaaatccaaaaggatctccactgagcagatggatctcaagccaacttgttaaggactactccacacaagtcgaacatgactataccatcctcctatcttaattgcactcaagttcgggttagaacttatctcaccactcagagatcaccaagcacaacaagtagattatatcgcataaacaaatatacatacatcaaacatacaattatatacacacaaaaaagtaggctaaacccactggagactacaccccagcagagtcgccacttaattcctgtagcgataaattcatgatcatcaagctatggacaagctagacatcaaataacaagagtcgccaccacgcttttattgtttccaagggaaaagggaaaagtacgaacaaaacccaaaaataagaagttttcaaatcaaaactaataaaatcccagagattacaggtaagggggttggttacacagagggaaggtgttagcaccagaagcgtcctaggtactcctagggagccctttcttgtgtgcatatgtattttgtacaagTTATGTTAGCAAgtaaatagaatggggggatgataaaagaattcattaattatatttttgtgtttgacaagaccttcagacttgtgtctacgtaccaacataaaaatgagggatcaaaagctcgtagttcgtgatacaaatttcaaagtggatgttttccttttaacaaaaaattaagtttgaaaggcacaaaggcctagaaaatggtttgaatgagttagttctttttggttttttttgaaaattttaagtcaagtatagttaagtttatttacatgtttatttaagaaaagaagttttaaaaatgcaatggcataagaccaaagtttatagtttgcaaaatggtccaagttaaaaaaacaagtacaaacaaagaagttttaaaaggagggagagaattttgaaatttaagagatggggaggagatgaagagactaatcctaaacataaatttaaaagttaagagttgaaaagatttgaccaatgggctgcaatccaatagacaataatgtcatatagaaacccaaatttcccttggacattagaatcaagcaataaacaatgcacacaatattaacttgaagagcaaggcatcaaataaagatagccacatccaagcttagcaactccacgattttcttcaaatttacccatgtagcagatgaattccacaatgccataagtcacaggttcaaagtaacagcttcacaatgatcatgttgcagatgaacttaaatggatcttcaatgatgtataAGATGAAGcttcagattacaagcacttggttacatgaaagttggcattcgctaagtcctttgcatagagagtgttgcctaaattctaagtccaattgtctcaaattaaccaacagtccacacaagatattttttagggtttttgttcttattatgtacattaatggccaaataccacacaaacaaacacaatatatacaagcaaagatatatcacaaaatatggtccaaatggacaaagtcaaaatgacattaacataaacaattagaatggtatgaacaatggcaaatgaataaggctttAAAATAAAgtacattaaagtaaatgacttgaaattaaatgttagttgttaatgagttaggagttagtattgcttttgctttttattttaagtcattctttggagaacactcaacccacttatcacaagcatggatccttgaaccaagacatctttcaaaggaaggaaaaaagaccaagtttccacataataccatgaaagaggggagacttacgatctcactaactataatgttatgccttttgtgtcaaaaatttagcgctatgttaagcaatcgtaattggacttatgtagaagtcacaactatttaagatcgggcaatagaatcttggtgttaatgcatgttagagacatagtataatggactatgctcatgaaacataccacacacaaaaaagaatatgcaaaagtggtggccttatctcatccatacttatgttgattttgcaatcaactagccttaggatatggagatatcataggtccataatgtgaatgcataaagaaggggaatgagatgaaaagcgaggggaatggatcaaaactcaaattggacaaaggatgacttttaccaaattaagatcattcattcattttgggagatgaaatgtacattccatcaatcccctaaatccaatgattttaacctTAAAATtagttaaatcaaccttgaccaaggcccaacaacacaagtcaaactcatacaaacaatcaaaatagctcaacacaattatttggcatttattcaatttaaaaaatactaaaataatgcattaaattaaatatggtttgtcaacttcctaaaacttcatcaaaacactaaagaaatggccatgaaatttatcataggtcaaacaaggtcaaaggaccttggagaaaaaatttcagaatttttggaaacttaaaattatttttaaacaattaaaaataatcacaaaatcaattaaatcatgaaaaatattaataatgatccaaaaaataattttaattcagaatatgaaagaggattttatttaaaaaaatttggtgaaactctcatattttttggatcaatattaaaattaatatgaattaataaaagtcaaagaaataaaataaaaatcagaaaataaaaaaaaacgtggaccacttgatctccctcattaattgaggtgacagatcaagtggtcatcagcgcgctttccaccatggacttaagtcaatacgctgcagggatggtaatcaaaaccaacgcatgagattaaaacattttaaattgatcatctGGCTCAGAACCCGTCCAACACATCACCGACGCTAAACCTCCGctcaccttctcaggcgaacctcgtcggactggttcagtcatcaccatcacataaatgaaaaaggaggacatgatctgaaagaaaaaatggcgtagagcacgaatctgacctcaattttaactaactccacatatatagaaagatatgatgagttgaattttgaggtgtgtcaactgagttacttcgatttggcctcaaagcaactcaatttgTGTTGAAGTATTTCAAACTGTTTTGTAAGATAATTGCAATCTAAAgaattttaattgtttttcataTTATCAACACAAATGAAAATCAACTTCATGTttattgcacaccaagtgtttgataagTTGTCTTAGTCAATTTTTGTTTCTCATTTCATTATAAATTGATTATAAAGTGTGACATTGTTCAAACATTATTTTGGAAAACATATTGATTTGTTTTCTCATCATTGTTATACATTTTGTTAAGGTTTATACGCATATATGATTCTTCGATAGCGGTTCGGATTAGACAAGTGTCGATCCAGAATTGTTTGCGTTTGTCATAgtaaataattttttaaattgaAGAAACATTTATTTGCGATACATTCACCCTCCCCCCTCTAGATTGCTGCCCTCGTCTTGCAATAACTCCATCAGTCGAATTCAATTTTGAGCATGTGTTTACCATTGTGTATATGAATTGAAATGTTCTGTCTACTTTGATAATCTAAGCACTCTTAGTTTAAAATTGATTGACCCCATTGACCATTTCATACACAAGTCTTCATAGTTATTAAACTAAAATCCATAACAACCTCTGTCCAAGGATATCATCTTCCATTGCTCAATGAACTTCCATCGTAACAAGAGTTTTGATTCCAAATCCCTAGACGTTAAAGGTGTGTCACCTTTATTCATAATCACTCTGACATACAAATTAGAGGTGTACATGAGCCGGTTTGGGTTGGGTTTGGCCAAATCCAATACCCAATCCATATAAGACACTCTGGTTTGAGTGAGGTAAAATAACCACTTGCTACACCAATGGGTCGATTTGGGCAAATCCACTAATTTTTTGATTGGATTGGGTTGCGTAATGGATTGTCCAAATAAAActttttatttattaatattaaatgACTGAATGATGAGTTATCATcttttttcataaaaattattcAACGTTCTTATCTTCTTTTTTTTTAGATTTTAAAATTAGGTAACCTATTTTCACTATTTATTAGCATCATAAAATAATAAACAATACATCAACGAATAAAAATTATCATAAAACACTAGCAACAAATTAAAGTTTCATGACATAAAATTGTATTAACATCAAAATAAGCAAATAGTGAAATATCAATTACGCAACCAAATTAGTTAAAGTCATGGTTCACTAAATTACTAAATATTCAAGAGACTAAAATTGCAAAAACTAAGTTAATATTCATCAAAATCATTAAAATTGTAATACTAAATATTTGATTAGTGGGTGAGTGGGTTTTTTGGGGTTGGGTCCGATTTTACCCAAAACACAATTTTTTAAACCCATATCCACCCAATTACCCGATCCAAACccatttttttgaattttttggATGGGTTTGACCGGTTTTGTGGGTTGATCCAACCCATGTACACCCCTAATGCAAATTGCATTTGCCCTTTGCAAGGCTTCGCTCATACTTTTCTTGAGTTATTTTTACACACAATACACCTTCTTTGATTATTGGGACTGATAGTTGGTTTATTTTTCAATAGGATGACATTTGCAAGACTTGTGAAAATGACCGTGTGATGGCCGAAAGGGGCTATGTTCCCACCATGTTGTAGAATTCATACACTTCTATGGGCAAATGACCACCATGAAAGGCCAAACCCTAGTAGCAAATTGGCTATAGCCCGTTGTTACTCAATATAAGTTAGTTTGTTTAAGACCAATTGAATTCAAAAACAAATTTAATGAAACAAATTTCAAGATATTTTATTATGAAAGTTATGATGATAAAACAATGAGAGGACTAGGACACGAGAAACAGAACAAAAAGAGgaaaaattaaaaaagaaaaagtaaCGGTGCTCTCGTATATGAGAGTGTCACTATTTGAAAAACAAATAAGCTACTTCGCATCAAAAATCACACTAACACGATTTTAGCCTCTTGGCTAGCATAGCATCCCTCCATAATGCTAGATCAATacatttttaattattataaatcGTCAAATTAGACAAAACACAAAATAGCAACACAATCTAAGTCAAAAATGACGCGATTATGCGATTTCAAATATTACTAATAGATAGATAATatatgaaaattttaaattctAAATTTATTCAACCTCTTACAACGGAAATTCTTGTCGTAAAGGTTGTCAAACTCGAATTTAAGTAAActcattttttttaattcaatctACTCATAATTTTGTAGATTTGTATGAGTTAATATTACATTAAAAAGAATATTACAATAACATATACATACTTATATAATATCATAAAAATACAATTTATTCAAAATTTCaataataatttataaaaaatatatttaataaaaaaataaaaacatatcAAATTACTATAATAAAGGATCATATTTATAAATTTATTAAAAGTAGGCAAAATCACACAAGCAATGAGTTCAGCAAGTTGACTCCCAATCTCTCCCAAGTAAACTTTTAGGCTTCGCCTTGCCCTACCGCCTTTCATCTAATCGCAACCGCTAATGGAATCCTCCGATCGCAACTCTTCCTTCCTCACCGCCGCAATATCCAAGCGGATACGCCTTACACTTTCCCGGCAAAAAGATCGAATCAGTCCTCTCCCGGATTCAATTCTCCACCACATCCTATCCTTCCTTCCGACCAAAGACGCCGCCGTCACAACCTTCCTCTCAAAGAGATGGAAACCACTCTGGCTCTCGCAACTCCTCCTCCACTTCGACGACAAAAACTTTCCACACGCTTTAGCCTTTCGCCATTTCTTATACTCGTTCGTATCTCATCGAGATACCTCTCTACCGATCCTTTCTTTCCACCTTAAATGTCGCCACCGTCTCTATCGAAAACAAGATTTCCACAATTTTGTTTCTTCAGCACTTAATCGACGAGTTCAAAACCTAACCATCGATCTCCGTCACTCGTTTTCATCTCCCATCACTGCGAAAACGTTGCTAGTTCTTAAATTGAGGATGCTAACATTCGATAAAACTCCATTAGTTTATCTTCCATCGCTCAAACTCCTTCATCTGGAATCTGTCAACTTCCGAAATCATGAATATCTCTGCAGACTTCTGTTAGGATGTCCACTTCTAGAAGAGCTGGAAGTAAAGGATTCAATAGTAAATACACTTGATCGTCAGTGTCGACGAGTTGCCGGCTTATCCAATTTAATCAGAGCTAACATTTCTGATATTCATATTGATCTTAATTGGCTTCATAACGTTGAACATCTCCGTCTTCAAGTGGTATGCATCACATCTTAAATCACTACAGATAATATATCAGACACTGACACGTCGACACAGATATTAATATTAACTTTCATGCAGGATGAACCCTCAATAGTAGATTGCATGTTTCACAATTTAACTCGCATGGAGGTTATATTTGACTTTACGTGGGAAATGCGAATGAAGAAATGGACATGGCTGATAAAACTGCTTCAAAATTTTCCCAAGCTTGACACTCTCATTATTCATGATGTTTCTAATGTAAGTATTCCTCCTTTTGATTATTTTAGTTctctttttatatattttaaatttt containing:
- the LOC127085068 gene encoding FBD-associated F-box protein At4g10400-like is translated as MESSDRNSSFLTAAISKRIRLTLSRQKDRISPLPDSILHHILSFLPTKDAAVTTFLSKRWKPLWLSQLLLHFDDKNFPHALAFRHFLYSFVSHRDTSLPILSFHLKCRHRLYRKQDFHNFVSSALNRRVQNLTIDLRHSFSSPITAKTLLVLKLRMLTFDKTPLVYLPSLKLLHLESVNFRNHEYLCRLLLGCPLLEELEVKDSIVNTLDRQCRRVAGLSNLIRANISDIHIDLNWLHNVEHLRLQVDEPSIVDCMFHNLTRMEVIFDFTWEMRMKKWTWLIKLLQNFPKLDTLIIHDVDILKDFCDEIWEDPEIVPKCFLSHLTTCSLRNYSRINWEFQFAKYIMENSRVLKTMTIQSAKFVDTRTKLQMLMELSLCTRNSTTCKLLLI